GGAAACAGAGACATGAAGGCGTTACGCTGAGGAGCTTCAGCAGGGACTGAAGCTTTAGTCTCAGATCTGATCTGACGTTGGAGGATTATCGCTCTCTTCTGTTCGTCTGCCTGCTGGAACAACACTCGTGTCCTCCAGCGACAACAGCTGCATAAAACGACTGTGACAGATACTCAGCTCACCTCTGAACACCTCCTGCTGAGGTCAGCCCCCACAGCCGCTCGGTTCATCGTATCTGACCATTTCAGATGACGTTAAAGCCTTAAATTTCATTccactgagagcagctgctgtgtctgaagAGCGTCACCATGAGGTGAAAAACTGCAGGTTAACAAATGACCTGACAGTGACGAGTTTGATTAACGATCAGTAACTTTAAAAACATGATCATCAAGTCTTCACCTGCGCTGAAGTCGCTGCCTCTGTTTGATCTGTTTGAAGGCCTGCAGTCACCCCGTGTAACATAAACCTCTGCAGAAGATGTTCTACAGACTTGAGAAGCTCGGTGCGTCACCTCGGGATGACCATGAGTCATTTTGTGATGAAGCAGTTAAAATGAGAGAactctgcaggaggagctgattGGAGGGTCATCTCAGCCGACCGCTCATCTGGGGAAACTTTTGTTCTAAAAATGCAGCTGATGTATTTTAGGAGTTTGTGATTTCTGCACGTCTAATCTCATCTTACCTCTTAAAACCAAACTGGATGGGTGACTGCTGCCAAGTTATTATTCAATGAGTGCATACAGGGTGGTTCTCTGTATTGTTTGATAAAATAGAGAATGAAAAATCGTTGCAGAGCTGATGGAAACTTCACCGTAGAGCTAAATGGCAGCGCGATGTTTCAGTATGTGATCGGCCCTcgtgtgtatttctgtctcaTCTGTTGTGTCGAAATGATAAAATACATACGCGTTGGAGGTCTGTACGTCTTGCCAGCTCTTGGTCAGGTTCTGCTTGAATTCGTTGAGCGGGTTGAGGCCGagcttcctcttcagctctgcgGCGTGTTTCTCTTTGGCTGACAGAACCTGACGCAGGGTGttgatctcctcctccacctgaaaCACCACAGACCCACCATGAAGACTGAAGTCTGGAGCTTTCGTTTTATCCGTGGTGCTCTGTCTGACTacagctctgctcctccacGACTTCCAAAAGTGGATTTAAATGGGTCATTAGCCGGTATTTCAGTTATCAGTGACAACTTTAAAAGGCTTGCTCAGCCCATTCAGCAGCCATATGTGTACATTTCACACTGATACAACAGAAGAAAATCCATCTGGGAgacatgaaatgactgaaaaggtTGTGATTAAACTTAcaggacacagaaacagaggaaattaATCCAATCTTGGCATTTGTGAAGTTGAAATCAGTGAATGCTGTGAACAATCATTGATGTTTCAGCACTTTTTAAACAATTTGAAGTCCCCCTGTGTAAGTCAGGAATTTCAACCCAGCCCAGGTCGGAGATAAGTTGTGCTGTGTCAAAACATTGCTAATAAAAGCTTAAAGGAGCTCTGACAGCGCCGCACACTGCAGCCTACAGTTACATGCAAACGTGGTGATTTTGGGCGCCTGGGTCGTACCTTGGTGAGCTCGGTGCGcagctcctcagcctcctcctccgtcaGGCCGAGCGGGAGAGGGTTGGTCGAGTTCCCCACCGCTCCCTCCACCGGCACGTCGGACAGGCTGTCTGAATGATCCACCACAAGACCCTTGTTAGGAGAGTTCAGGTTGATAtctggagaggcagagagaagggaagaggtGATAAAGGGAAGGAGATAAGGAGTTAAAGGAGTGAAATGGAGAATACACAATTAGATCAGGTGAAATGAGTGAAGAGCGGTTTACTCTGTGTATCCGTCTCTGCGTATCTGTTTCACACTCAGACACCGAGGCCAGGAA
This region of Chaetodon auriga isolate fChaAug3 chromosome 10, fChaAug3.hap1, whole genome shotgun sequence genomic DNA includes:
- the tpd52l2b gene encoding tpd52 like 2b isoform X5; this encodes MDPASQDINLNSPNKGLVVDHSDSLSDVPVEGAVGNSTNPLPLGLTEEEAEELRTELTKVEEEINTLRQVLSAKEKHAAELKRKLGLNPLNEFKQNLTKSWQDVQTSNAYLSASATWDDIAHSEAYKKTQETLSQAGQKTSAALTTVGTVISRKLGDMRNSATFKSFEDKMGNLKYKVVGPKGNGEAVSSPTDTTPTQENPPF
- the tpd52l2b gene encoding tpd52 like 2b isoform X6, producing the protein MDPASQDINLNSPNKGLVVDHSDSLSDVPVEGAVGNSTNPLPLGLTEEEAEELRTELTKVEEEINTLRQVLSAKEKHAAELKRKLGLNPLNEFKQNLTKSWQDVQTSNAYKKTQETLSQAGQKTSAALTTVGTVISRKLGDMRNSATFKSFEDKMGNLKYKVVGPKGNGEAVSSPTDTTPTQENPPF